A genome region from Streptomyces sp. NBC_01296 includes the following:
- a CDS encoding MFS transporter, producing MSTANEASSGPSAGPSAQPAPTGPAGGYRSVLRVREFRPVFAAHLMSVLGIVVAEIALTVLVFRTTGSPLMSALTFALGFLPYALGGTLLAGIADRRPARRVLVGCDLVCAACAAAMILPGTPVAGLLVLRCAMAFVAPLFQGARGASLADILGPGDAFVLGRSLMRMVAQSAQLIGFGLGGLLLTVLAPRAAIALTAAGFLCSALLLRFGTRARPARAGAGRTSPLAGLRAVLGERRLRALTLLFWLPPVFVIAPEALLVPYADGIGAGTAALGVMMCALPVGTIAGELWAGSALGPRARSRLVAPLAAAGLLPLLVYAVRPGVVTVLAALLLAGLAHAYTLGLDQWYVDAVPDELRGRAMTLLSTGLMTLQGVGMALAGLAAEFLPVHVVVTGAAVLGTAVVLLLLAELRSANRREGGPKNETGPTAK from the coding sequence ATGTCCACCGCCAACGAGGCCTCGTCCGGCCCGTCCGCAGGCCCGTCCGCTCAGCCCGCCCCGACCGGCCCCGCCGGCGGCTACCGTTCCGTCCTCCGGGTGCGGGAGTTCCGGCCCGTCTTCGCCGCGCACCTGATGTCCGTCCTCGGCATCGTCGTCGCCGAGATCGCCCTCACCGTCCTCGTCTTCCGCACCACCGGCTCGCCCCTGATGAGCGCGCTCACCTTCGCCCTGGGCTTCCTCCCGTACGCCCTCGGCGGCACCCTCCTCGCCGGGATCGCCGACCGCCGGCCCGCCCGCCGGGTCCTCGTCGGGTGCGACCTCGTCTGCGCCGCCTGCGCGGCGGCCATGATCCTGCCCGGCACCCCCGTCGCGGGGCTCCTCGTCCTGCGCTGCGCCATGGCCTTCGTCGCACCGCTGTTCCAGGGCGCGCGGGGCGCCTCCCTCGCCGACATCCTCGGCCCCGGCGACGCCTTCGTCCTCGGCCGCTCGCTGATGCGGATGGTGGCCCAGAGCGCCCAGCTCATCGGGTTCGGCCTCGGCGGCCTGCTGCTCACCGTCCTCGCCCCGCGCGCGGCCATCGCGCTGACCGCCGCCGGGTTCCTGTGCTCGGCCCTGCTGCTGCGCTTCGGCACCCGGGCCCGGCCCGCCCGCGCCGGCGCCGGCCGCACCTCCCCGCTCGCCGGGCTGCGCGCCGTCCTGGGCGAGCGCCGGCTGCGGGCGCTCACCCTGCTGTTCTGGCTGCCGCCCGTCTTCGTCATCGCCCCCGAGGCGCTGCTCGTCCCGTACGCCGACGGCATCGGCGCCGGCACCGCCGCGCTGGGAGTGATGATGTGCGCCCTGCCCGTCGGCACCATCGCGGGTGAACTGTGGGCCGGCTCGGCGCTCGGCCCGCGCGCCCGCTCCCGGCTCGTGGCCCCGCTCGCGGCCGCCGGCCTGCTGCCGCTGCTCGTGTACGCCGTCCGGCCCGGGGTGGTGACCGTACTCGCCGCCCTGCTGCTCGCCGGTCTGGCACACGCCTACACCCTCGGCCTCGACCAGTGGTACGTCGACGCCGTCCCCGACGAGCTGCGCGGCCGGGCGATGACCCTGCTGAGCACCGGCCTGATGACCCTCCAGGGCGTCGGCATGGCCCTGGCCGGGCTGGCCGCCGAGTTCCTGCCGGTGCACGTGGTCGTCACCGGCGCCGCGGTGCTCGGCACGGCGGTGGTCCTGCTCCTCCTCGCCGAACTGCGGTCCGCGAACCGGCGGGAGGGCGGACCGAAGAATGAGACGGGGCCCACGGCCAAATGA
- a CDS encoding ArsR/SmtB family transcription factor: MAFHFRFGPGDLLRCRFSVSPRWETQEAVRTLMTPARQAYHLPWLRQIRAAADGLDLRPLWLLMPRTGHNPDFLSPPPVGPSVTFEEELARVRSSAADPEALREDLRRALVCTPGAAESGPGRRMLADPARAVRELADLYEQAWAALIAPHWPRLRELLEADILFHSRRLAAGGLEALFDGLHPDLRWSDGTLTIDRPTHHDRSLDGRGLLLMPSAFVWPEVVGGYDPPWQPTLVYPARGIGALWTSSPGPTPQALARLLGRGRADVLCALDEPASTTALARRLGLAPATVSAHLKALHGAGLLISARHGHRILYERTPLAIALTTGASPA, from the coding sequence ATGGCGTTCCATTTCCGGTTCGGGCCCGGGGACCTGTTGCGCTGCCGGTTCTCGGTCTCGCCCCGCTGGGAGACCCAGGAGGCGGTCCGGACCCTGATGACGCCCGCCCGGCAGGCGTACCACCTGCCCTGGCTGCGGCAGATCCGTGCGGCCGCCGACGGGCTGGACCTGCGGCCGCTGTGGCTGCTGATGCCGCGCACCGGCCACAACCCCGACTTCCTGAGCCCGCCGCCGGTCGGCCCCTCCGTCACCTTCGAGGAGGAGCTGGCCCGGGTGCGGTCCTCGGCCGCCGATCCGGAGGCGCTGCGCGAGGATCTGCGGCGCGCCCTCGTCTGCACCCCGGGAGCCGCCGAGAGCGGCCCGGGGCGGCGGATGCTCGCGGATCCGGCCAGGGCGGTACGGGAGTTGGCCGATCTGTACGAGCAGGCGTGGGCCGCGCTGATCGCCCCGCACTGGCCGCGGCTGCGGGAGCTGCTGGAGGCGGACATCCTGTTCCACTCGCGGCGGCTGGCGGCCGGCGGGCTGGAGGCGCTGTTCGACGGCCTCCACCCGGACCTGCGGTGGTCGGACGGCACGCTCACCATCGACCGCCCGACCCACCACGACCGCTCCCTGGACGGCCGGGGCCTGCTCCTCATGCCGAGCGCGTTCGTGTGGCCGGAGGTGGTCGGGGGGTACGACCCGCCCTGGCAGCCGACGCTGGTCTACCCGGCGCGCGGTATCGGGGCGCTGTGGACCTCCTCGCCGGGTCCGACCCCGCAGGCTCTGGCGCGCCTGCTGGGCCGGGGCCGGGCGGACGTGCTGTGCGCGCTGGACGAGCCGGCCTCCACGACGGCGCTGGCCCGCCGGCTCGGCCTGGCACCGGCCACGGTCTCGGCGCACCTGAAGGCCCTGCACGGGGCGGGCCTGCTGATCTCGGCCCGCCACGGCCACCGGATCCTCTACGAGCGCACCCCACTCGCCATCGCCCTGACCACGGGTGCCTCTCCGGCGTAG
- a CDS encoding MTH1187 family thiamine-binding protein, protein MIVAFSVTPLGVGEEVGEYVADAVRVVRESGLPNRTDAMFTSVEGEWDEVMDVVKRAVAAVEERAPRVSLVLKADIRPGVVDGLTSKVETVERHLA, encoded by the coding sequence ATGATCGTCGCGTTCTCGGTGACCCCGCTGGGGGTGGGCGAAGAGGTCGGCGAGTACGTGGCCGATGCGGTGCGCGTCGTACGGGAGTCGGGTCTGCCGAACCGCACGGACGCGATGTTCACCTCGGTCGAAGGCGAGTGGGACGAGGTGATGGACGTGGTCAAGCGCGCGGTGGCGGCCGTGGAGGAGCGGGCGCCGCGGGTGTCGCTCGTCCTGAAGGCCGACATCCGCCCCGGGGTGGTGGACGGGCTGACGTCGAAGGTGGAGACGGTGGAACGCCACCTGGCGTAA
- a CDS encoding AIM24 family protein, which produces MAQFRLQGSKVLAVDLTGDAVKAKNGSMVAYDGQMAFKKMTGGGEGLRGMVTRRLTGEQMTVMEVQGHGTCFFADRASEINLVNLRGEKLYVESSNLLCTDAGLRTGTTFTGLRGGASGNGLFTTTVEGSGQAAIMSDGPAVVLRVSGQYPLSVDPGAYIAHTGNLQQSFQSGVNFRTLIGEGSGESFQIRFEGEGLVYVQPSERNTIGGDI; this is translated from the coding sequence GTGGCTCAGTTCCGACTCCAAGGCAGCAAGGTGCTCGCCGTCGACCTGACCGGGGATGCCGTGAAAGCGAAAAACGGCTCCATGGTTGCGTACGACGGCCAGATGGCCTTCAAGAAGATGACCGGCGGCGGCGAAGGCCTCCGGGGCATGGTGACCCGTCGACTGACGGGTGAGCAGATGACCGTGATGGAAGTGCAGGGGCACGGCACCTGCTTCTTCGCCGACCGCGCGAGCGAGATCAACCTGGTGAACCTGCGCGGTGAGAAGCTCTACGTCGAGTCCAGCAACCTGCTGTGCACCGACGCGGGTCTGCGCACCGGCACGACCTTCACCGGGCTGCGCGGCGGGGCGTCAGGCAACGGCCTGTTCACGACGACCGTCGAGGGCTCCGGCCAGGCGGCGATCATGTCCGACGGCCCGGCCGTCGTACTGCGCGTCAGCGGCCAGTACCCGCTCTCCGTCGACCCGGGGGCGTACATCGCCCACACCGGCAACCTCCAGCAGTCCTTCCAGTCCGGGGTGAACTTCCGGACGCTGATCGGCGAGGGCTCCGGCGAGTCGTTCCAGATCCGCTTCGAGGGCGAGGGCCTGGTCTACGTGCAGCCCAGCGAGCGCAACACCATCGGGGGCGACATCTGA
- a CDS encoding glycoside hydrolase family 6 protein, producing MPGRPRPRPRPLTAALGLALLLAAAPACGSPESARESSASHAAAEAPPEAPGQAAPAASPFWVDPQSDAARQVAAWEAQGRNSDAQVLRRISERPMALWGPGDDPGPEIRRAAKSAGSAGRVLVLTAYNIPYRDCGQHSAGGAKNATAYRNWIGAFADGIGNAKAVVVLEPDAVPHVVDGCTQADHHEERLRLLAEAVTRLKKNRNTKVYLDAGNPAWIPDPMKLVGPLYKAGLGQADGFSLNVSNFQPDAAGREYGARISRAAHGKHFVIDTSRNGAGPLPGDGHEAWCNPPGRALGVPPTDRTGDPLVDAYLWIKRPGESDGACRGGPGAGKWWADYALGLASRSKE from the coding sequence ATGCCAGGCCGACCCCGCCCACGCCCCAGACCGCTCACCGCCGCACTCGGCCTCGCGCTGCTGCTCGCCGCGGCGCCCGCCTGCGGCAGTCCGGAATCCGCCCGCGAGTCCTCGGCCTCGCACGCCGCCGCCGAGGCTCCGCCGGAGGCACCGGGCCAGGCCGCGCCGGCCGCGTCCCCGTTCTGGGTGGACCCGCAGAGCGACGCCGCCCGGCAGGTCGCCGCCTGGGAGGCCCAGGGCCGCAACAGCGACGCCCAGGTCCTGCGCCGGATCTCGGAACGGCCCATGGCCCTGTGGGGGCCCGGCGACGACCCCGGTCCCGAGATCCGCCGGGCCGCGAAGAGCGCCGGGTCGGCGGGCCGGGTCCTGGTGCTCACCGCGTACAACATCCCGTACCGCGACTGCGGCCAGCACTCGGCTGGCGGGGCGAAGAACGCCACTGCCTACCGCAACTGGATCGGCGCCTTCGCCGACGGCATCGGCAATGCCAAGGCCGTGGTCGTCCTGGAACCGGACGCCGTCCCGCACGTGGTGGACGGCTGCACCCAGGCCGACCACCACGAAGAGCGCCTGCGGCTCCTCGCCGAGGCCGTCACCCGGCTGAAGAAGAACCGGAACACGAAGGTCTACCTGGACGCCGGCAATCCGGCCTGGATCCCGGACCCGATGAAACTGGTCGGGCCCCTCTACAAGGCCGGGCTCGGCCAGGCCGACGGCTTCTCGCTCAACGTCTCCAACTTCCAGCCCGACGCGGCCGGCCGGGAGTACGGCGCCCGTATCTCCCGGGCCGCCCACGGCAAGCACTTCGTCATCGACACCAGTCGCAACGGCGCGGGCCCGCTCCCGGGCGACGGCCACGAGGCCTGGTGCAATCCTCCGGGCCGCGCCCTCGGCGTCCCGCCGACCGACAGGACGGGCGACCCGCTCGTCGACGCGTACCTCTGGATCAAGCGGCCCGGCGAATCCGACGGGGCCTGCCGCGGCGGCCCGGGGGCGGGCAAGTGGTGGGCGGACTACGCACTCGGTCTGGCCAGCCGCAGCAAGGAATAG
- a CDS encoding glycosyltransferase family 2 protein: MRPEGFDYETHSRLAGPFTEPDRTAYRVGYRSLLAREEPRTRIRAVLLMALAPLAAAGLLLYLVWPTHWTVREGGERWLVRCDTAMLVCIALIMLFMLVNVVSVAHATLVARDPLPVPPEPGTKVAFLTTFVPGKEPLTMVRGTLLGAVALRHDGPLDVWLLDEGDDPEARALCAELGVRHFTRKGIAGWNTRKGAHRERTKHGNYNAWLVAHGDDYEFFASVDTDHVPLPNFLERMLGFFRDPDIAFVVGPQVYGNYTSSVTKAAESQQYLFHALIQRAGNRYGAPMFVGTNNAVRISALKQVGGLYDSLTEDMATGFELHRRRNPGTGRFWRSVYTPDVLAVGEGPASWTDFFTQQLRWSRGTYETLFRQYWKGFFRMPPGRRLNYTLMLVYYPMTAVNWLLGILSCVLFLWLGASGTQVSSEVWLMLYTDAAALQVGLYLWNRRHNISPHEPAGSGGLAGMAMSAICAPVYLASLGSALLRTRGRFVVTPKGGEASPDRLVTFRIHLFWAAVLALSLAASVRLGHTHAAMRTWAVLALLIALAPVAVWGWSLLRERPAPARAATLDIGLGHGPGEEPEPAFATPTGGN; this comes from the coding sequence GTGAGGCCGGAAGGCTTCGACTACGAGACCCACAGCCGCCTCGCCGGCCCGTTCACGGAGCCGGACCGCACCGCCTACCGGGTGGGCTACCGCTCCCTGCTCGCGCGCGAGGAGCCCCGCACCCGCATACGCGCCGTCCTCCTCATGGCCCTGGCCCCCCTCGCCGCGGCCGGCCTGCTGCTCTACCTCGTCTGGCCCACGCACTGGACCGTCCGGGAGGGCGGCGAACGCTGGCTCGTCCGGTGCGACACCGCGATGCTCGTGTGCATCGCCCTGATCATGCTGTTCATGCTGGTCAACGTCGTGTCGGTGGCCCACGCCACGCTGGTCGCCCGCGACCCGCTCCCCGTACCGCCCGAACCCGGCACCAAGGTCGCGTTCCTGACGACGTTCGTCCCCGGCAAAGAGCCGCTCACCATGGTGCGGGGCACCCTCCTGGGGGCGGTCGCCCTGCGGCACGACGGTCCGCTCGACGTGTGGCTGCTGGACGAGGGGGACGACCCCGAGGCCCGGGCCCTGTGCGCGGAGCTCGGCGTACGGCACTTCACCCGCAAGGGGATAGCCGGCTGGAACACCCGCAAGGGCGCCCACCGGGAGCGGACCAAGCACGGCAACTACAACGCCTGGCTCGTCGCACACGGCGACGACTACGAGTTCTTCGCCTCCGTCGACACCGACCACGTCCCGCTGCCGAACTTCCTGGAGCGGATGCTCGGCTTCTTCCGCGACCCGGACATCGCCTTCGTCGTCGGCCCGCAGGTGTACGGCAACTACACCTCCTCCGTCACCAAGGCCGCCGAATCCCAGCAGTACCTCTTCCACGCCCTGATCCAGCGCGCGGGCAACCGCTACGGCGCCCCCATGTTCGTCGGCACCAACAACGCCGTGCGGATCAGCGCCCTCAAGCAGGTCGGCGGGCTCTACGACTCCCTCACGGAGGACATGGCCACCGGCTTCGAGCTGCACCGCCGGCGCAATCCCGGCACCGGCCGGTTCTGGAGGTCCGTCTACACCCCCGACGTGCTCGCCGTGGGCGAGGGACCGGCCTCGTGGACCGACTTCTTCACGCAGCAGCTGCGCTGGTCGCGGGGTACGTACGAGACCCTCTTCCGGCAGTACTGGAAAGGCTTCTTCCGGATGCCTCCGGGGCGCCGGCTCAACTACACCCTGATGCTCGTCTACTACCCCATGACGGCCGTCAACTGGCTGCTCGGCATCCTCAGCTGCGTCCTGTTCCTGTGGCTGGGCGCCTCCGGCACCCAGGTCTCCTCCGAGGTGTGGCTCATGCTCTACACCGACGCGGCCGCGCTCCAGGTGGGCCTGTACCTGTGGAACCGCCGGCACAACATCTCCCCCCACGAGCCCGCGGGCTCCGGCGGCCTGGCCGGCATGGCGATGTCCGCGATCTGCGCGCCCGTCTACCTCGCCTCCCTCGGCTCGGCCCTGCTGCGCACCCGGGGCCGGTTCGTCGTCACCCCCAAGGGCGGCGAAGCCAGTCCCGACCGGCTCGTGACCTTCCGGATCCACCTGTTCTGGGCCGCCGTCCTGGCCCTCTCCCTCGCCGCCTCGGTCCGCCTCGGCCACACGCACGCGGCGATGCGCACCTGGGCCGTGCTCGCCCTGCTGATCGCCCTCGCGCCGGTCGCCGTGTGGGGCTGGTCGCTGCTGCGCGAGCGCCCGGCCCCGGCCCGGGCGGCAACCCTCGACATCGGGCTCGGCCACGGGCCGGGCGAGGAGCCGGAGCCGGCCTTCGCCACGCCGACGGGAGGGAACTGA
- a CDS encoding AIM24 family protein: MPFREINSKMVEAQVIPGQRMYSQRGAMLAYRGEVSFTPSLTGGQGGVMGMIGRRVANEQTPLMTVEGSGTVMFGHGGHHIQVIGLTGETLYVEADRLLAFDGTLQQGTMFMGSQGGVMGMVRGQVTGQGLFTTTLKGHGSVAVMAHGGVIELPITPNRPVHVDPQAYVAHHGDVRNKLSTALGWRDMVGRGSGEAFQLELSGQGAVYVQASEEKL, from the coding sequence ATGCCGTTCCGCGAGATCAACTCGAAGATGGTCGAGGCCCAGGTGATCCCGGGGCAGCGGATGTACAGCCAGCGCGGCGCGATGCTCGCGTACCGCGGCGAGGTCTCCTTCACCCCGAGCCTGACCGGTGGTCAGGGCGGGGTGATGGGCATGATCGGGCGCCGGGTGGCGAACGAGCAGACCCCGCTGATGACGGTCGAGGGCAGCGGCACCGTGATGTTCGGCCACGGCGGCCACCACATCCAGGTGATCGGCCTGACCGGCGAGACCCTGTACGTCGAGGCCGACCGGCTGCTCGCCTTCGACGGCACCCTGCAGCAGGGCACGATGTTCATGGGCTCGCAGGGCGGTGTCATGGGCATGGTCCGCGGTCAGGTGACCGGCCAGGGCCTGTTCACCACCACCCTCAAGGGACACGGCTCGGTCGCCGTGATGGCCCACGGCGGGGTCATCGAGCTCCCCATCACCCCGAACCGTCCGGTCCACGTCGACCCGCAGGCGTACGTGGCCCACCACGGGGACGTCAGGAACAAGCTCTCCACCGCGCTCGGCTGGCGCGACATGGTGGGGCGCGGCTCGGGCGAGGCGTTCCAGCTGGAGCTGTCGGGCCAGGGAGCCGTGTACGTGCAGGCCTCGGAGGAGAAGCTGTGA
- a CDS encoding galactose oxidase-like domain-containing protein, whose amino-acid sequence MAYRPSKQFKNTVLGTGAVVVLVALNAPAALSFAQERYHAYKIGQSSYKIQYGSWGQVRLPEEYRINAMHAALLHTGKVLLIAGSGNSQKKFDRGTFDTVLWDPADDSFRKIPTPEDFFCSGHSQLPDGRLLVAGGTARYEVLGGKVTRAGGGMRVKNESPDKVARLKKGTRFRSPSGVEYVSKFDVTVPKAEREFEITYGRAGHVKPWRTKVVAAEARVFVEAVEAGAQGLTTEAAQYRVVGLKGKDADNVYGLAERLSVEKQDFQGIRSAYEFDPKAEKYVPVDPMKDARWYPTLVALQDGRVLAVSGLNDVGDVVPGDNEYYDPKAKQWARGPFRYFPTYPALFLLQGGKLLYTGSNAGYGPKDKGREPGVWDLKTNKWTEVAGLADADRLETSSSVLLPPAQDQKVMVLGGGGVGESKLSSSRTAIVDLKEDNPVFRSSARLPQGTRYLSSVLLPDDSVFTTGGSRDYRGRGASDIHKAQFYYPRTDSFVAAADPSVGRNYHSEALLLPDGRVATFGSDPLFADKDNTRLGKFEHRLEVYSPPYLYRDPARRPVLGAGPAEFGRDGRATFAAAHPERIRRARLMRPSAVTHTTDVEQRSVELGLTRAAGSVTVEVPKDPTLVPPGWYMLFVTDADGTPSVAKWVQVRAPKPVPVPVPEE is encoded by the coding sequence ATGGCGTACCGGCCTTCGAAGCAGTTCAAGAACACCGTTCTGGGCACCGGAGCCGTGGTGGTGCTGGTCGCGCTCAACGCGCCCGCCGCGCTCTCCTTCGCGCAGGAGCGCTACCACGCGTACAAGATCGGCCAGTCCAGCTACAAGATCCAGTACGGCTCGTGGGGGCAGGTCCGGCTCCCGGAGGAGTACCGGATCAACGCCATGCACGCGGCCCTGCTGCACACGGGCAAGGTGCTGCTGATCGCCGGCTCCGGCAACAGCCAGAAGAAGTTCGACCGGGGCACCTTCGACACCGTCCTGTGGGACCCGGCGGACGACAGCTTCAGGAAGATCCCCACGCCGGAGGACTTCTTCTGCTCGGGCCACAGCCAACTGCCCGACGGACGGCTGCTGGTGGCGGGCGGGACCGCCCGGTACGAGGTCCTCGGCGGCAAGGTCACCCGCGCGGGCGGCGGCATGCGGGTCAAGAACGAGAGCCCCGACAAGGTGGCCAGGCTGAAGAAGGGCACCCGGTTCCGGTCCCCGTCGGGGGTCGAGTACGTGTCGAAGTTCGACGTCACCGTTCCGAAGGCCGAGCGCGAGTTCGAGATCACGTACGGGCGCGCCGGGCACGTGAAGCCCTGGCGGACCAAGGTGGTCGCCGCGGAGGCACGGGTCTTCGTCGAGGCGGTGGAGGCGGGCGCCCAGGGGCTGACGACCGAGGCCGCGCAGTACCGGGTCGTCGGACTCAAGGGGAAGGACGCCGACAACGTCTACGGGCTCGCGGAGCGGCTGAGCGTCGAGAAGCAGGACTTCCAGGGCATCAGGTCGGCGTACGAGTTCGACCCGAAGGCGGAGAAGTACGTCCCGGTCGACCCGATGAAGGACGCCCGCTGGTACCCCACGCTGGTGGCGCTGCAGGACGGGCGGGTGCTCGCGGTCTCCGGACTCAACGACGTGGGCGACGTGGTCCCCGGCGACAACGAGTACTACGACCCGAAGGCGAAGCAGTGGGCCCGCGGCCCCTTCCGCTACTTCCCGACGTACCCCGCGCTCTTCCTCTTACAGGGCGGCAAGCTGCTCTACACCGGCTCCAACGCGGGCTACGGCCCGAAGGACAAGGGGCGCGAGCCCGGTGTGTGGGACCTGAAGACCAACAAGTGGACCGAGGTGGCGGGACTGGCGGACGCGGACCGGCTGGAGACCTCGTCCTCGGTGCTGCTGCCACCCGCCCAGGACCAGAAGGTGATGGTGCTGGGCGGCGGCGGGGTCGGCGAATCGAAGCTCTCCTCGAGCCGGACGGCGATCGTGGACCTCAAGGAGGACAACCCGGTCTTCCGGTCCTCCGCGCGGCTGCCGCAGGGCACCCGGTACCTGAGCAGCGTGCTGCTGCCGGACGACTCCGTGTTCACCACCGGCGGCTCCCGCGACTACCGGGGCCGGGGCGCCAGCGACATCCACAAGGCGCAGTTCTACTACCCGCGCACCGACTCCTTCGTGGCCGCCGCCGATCCGTCGGTGGGCCGCAACTACCACTCCGAGGCGCTGCTGCTGCCCGACGGGCGGGTCGCGACCTTCGGCTCCGACCCGCTGTTCGCGGACAAGGACAACACCCGGCTCGGCAAGTTCGAGCACCGGCTGGAGGTGTACTCGCCGCCGTACCTGTACCGGGACCCGGCGCGGCGGCCGGTCCTGGGCGCCGGGCCGGCCGAGTTCGGCCGGGACGGGCGGGCCACCTTCGCGGCGGCGCACCCGGAGCGGATCAGGCGGGCCCGGCTGATGCGGCCGAGCGCGGTCACGCACACCACGGACGTGGAGCAGCGGTCGGTCGAGCTCGGGCTGACCAGGGCGGCGGGTTCGGTGACGGTCGAGGTGCCGAAGGACCCGACGCTGGTGCCGCCGGGCTGGTACATGCTGTTCGTGACGGACGCGGACGGGACGCCTTCGGTGGCGAAGTGGGTTCAGGTGCGGGCCCCGAAGCCGGTGCCGGTGCCGGTGCCGGAGGAGTAG
- a CDS encoding DUF3817 domain-containing protein, with protein MDIKTASALHRLRLVSVPEALSFPALLIFGSLLSRISDIDYLMMPLGGLHGILFLIYLVFLADVWNKAKWPAKKAALFFVLALVPFGGLYGDKLLKREEADSVLAARARREAAKAA; from the coding sequence GTGGACATCAAGACCGCCTCCGCCCTGCACCGCCTGCGCCTCGTCTCCGTTCCGGAGGCGCTGTCGTTCCCGGCCCTGCTGATCTTCGGCTCGCTGTTGAGCCGGATCTCCGACATCGACTACCTGATGATGCCGCTCGGTGGCCTGCACGGGATCCTGTTCCTCATCTACCTGGTCTTCCTGGCCGATGTCTGGAACAAGGCGAAGTGGCCTGCCAAGAAGGCCGCCCTGTTCTTCGTGCTCGCGCTGGTGCCCTTCGGCGGCCTGTACGGCGACAAGTTGCTCAAGCGCGAGGAGGCCGACAGCGTCCTGGCGGCCCGCGCCCGGCGCGAGGCGGCGAAGGCCGCATGA